TTCTAATGTGTCGATGGAAAGGACGTATCAAAACTAGTTTgatgttctttgaaatggggtAGAGTAGAATGCCCTCGACACTCCGTCTTAACTGAAAAGAGCAAGGACTCTTGTCAAACCTGCTAACTCTATGTACTTAGTTACTATCTAACAGTTTTGAAGACTATGCTAAAACCTGCTAATCCTGTTTTAATAAGGTGTTATCACCTGTTTGCTTACCATGTATGTTTGAAAGTGTCATTATTTTTGCCCTAGGGCCACACTGAATTTTGAAGTGCAACtgactgagagacagaaaaggaaaaaaaaaaacgtattacCGGTACATGGAATTCAAAAATACCCTTATCCCCTATCCGCTTAAAAATATTAAAAGCTGGGCAAACACAAAGTACTGTTTACGTTGCATCACAAAGAGGTCTTGAATCCAAAAATGCTAAACCTAGTTAGCTTTATGATTCCTGTACTGTAACTCCAAGATTGCAAGCCAACCCCCCATGTAGTCATTCACAATATTTTAGTTATTCCGTTTCTTACATTTTTTTGTAATGACGGGTAACTAGCTGGTCTCATGTTTATGGTAGTCTCAGTCTCCTAACATGATCCCTTCAGGAAGCTTTAGACTAAATTAgttattttaaatgtttccatACAATTGCAAAAAGTACCGTCAAATTCAGCTTTTGTGTAGAGTTGAACAGATTGTTTCACAAAGGTCGTTAAAACTGTATCATGAGAGACTGTTACTAAAGTTATGATTTCCAGAATACTAAATCCAAGTAATTCATTTCTGGGAAACTGTAAGGAGAAGTCCTTTATCAAAGCCAGAACTCTtgatgtgacagtgtgtgaacaatctggggttgaggctgggagcAGACAATGACATCAGATTTCCCTCTGGGCTATGACTGTGGCTACAACAGCTGCAGTCTTgggtttaacacacacacatgcacaaatgcacaaacacactctcatgcaCCCACatgcttgtgcacacacactcaaacctgAGGCCTGTTTCAAACGTCTGGTCAGACTGCCTTGATCATAGGCCTAACGACTTGTCTGACTGGCATGTAAGAGCCTTAGGGTTGGAGGCATAGAAATGACTAACACCttctagagagagaaggagagagagagagagaggcacagggagagagaggcacagggagagagaggcacagggagagagaggcacagggagagagaggcacagggagagagaggcacagggagagagagagagaggcacagggagagagaggcacagggagagagaggcacggagagagagagagaggcacagggagagagaggcacagggagagagaggcacagggagagagaggcacagggagagagagacacagggagagactgtCGGGATCTCATCCAGGCATTCTCTCTTTGAACTGTTCAGCCCCTGGCCTAGGAAACTCCACAGGTCCAAGATGAACAAAACACAAGTCCTGTGCCAATCACGCATCACTATAGACTCAACCAAGTCAGAGTACTGCCTCGTAAACTCGTGCCTCGttgtccctcctgcctcccctgcaGGTAGCGGCCGTGTGGACCTGGTGCCCATCCCCTCGGTGGTGCCCAGCCCCAGGGACATGGCCCTGGCAGCAGTCATCTGCAGCGCCCTGGCCACCGTGATGCTGGCCTTGCTCATCCTCTGTGTCATATACTGCAAGAGGCAGCTACTGGAGAAGAAGCCCAGTGGTGAGTCGACCATGACGCGCACACACTTTGTATTTGGCTCAACTCAAAAGGCAACTCTTACGACACAGCATTCGATTGAGTATCCCACCAGTGTTTTTTCTCTATATAGGCGCTAAAGGGAGTGTGGCTATGCCGTGCACTGTCTCGTGGTGATGTtgtgtccctgtctcccagcatcTCTGAGGCCGCAGGATGGGCCGTACAGCGGGGCGGAGCTGTCCTGTTTGGACCGCCGCCGGCTCCATGAGCTCCAACAGAGACCATGCTGCCAGTGTCACCTGGCCCCGGGCCATGCCTGCGGTAGGTTCGGGGTCCGGCCCCGTGACGGTTTCGGATCTACTGCAGCCCACCCACACGTCATTCAACATACACTTCTTTTACCGGGTCGTCGCAAAACATTTGACCGAGAGATCCATCTTttgaatccttttttttttccatgTCACATTAATATCAAGATTCTTTTTCGAGAGCACAGTGTGTTCATTTATGGATGGGGAACATCTGGTGTCTGGCGGGTTGGTGGTGACTCGATTTTGTGCGGCGTCCAGGTCCCGTCCACTTGATCCCCTCGCTGTGCTGTGACGAGAGCTGCGGTCGGGGCCAGAGACGAGACACCAGCCCCTTCCCGTCTCAGGACAGCCTCCACCTGGGGTGAGTTAGCAACGCACAACGTCAGCATTTCTCATCATGCACCGTGAACCAACCAATTAACACGAGAACAATCGCCAAATTGCTCGCGCTTTTTCCACGGTCGATGGGAAAGCACATCCTTTGTAACCCTAAGCCCAAAGCACGTCACCCTGCAAAAGTCCTAAACGGAGACGGTTGCGGCGTTGCTTCAAATTGGATCAGTGACACATTCTTTCACACGTCAGGGCTGGGCCAGCAGTCTTGTTATGGCATCTGCAGGGTCTGTTTGGGAGATCACTGTCAGAGCTCTCCCTCGGCACTACAGATAGCCTTGGTCCTCACAACCACGAGAGATTTATGTCGACCCTGGCCTCTgcacccccttctctccctagaCACCTACACCCCCTGGAGGAGCCTGCTCCGGCCTGTCCGGGAGAACGTCCAGACTCTCTCTCAGGAGAGACCGACCAGACTTGGCTGCTGCCACAGGACCCGGACAGGGTCGACGACGGCTTCGGCCACCAGGAACCAACGCGCAAGGCGgaggcggaggaagaggagggcaggggagaggacgaTGAAGGATGCAGGTGGAGGGCGGAAGCCCAGGAGGACTCGGTGGCACAGGCCAGCGAGTGCTACGAGGACGGCGGGGCTCTGACGGAGGTTCTGCTCCCGAAGCAGCAGGCATCCTCCCTGGAAGGTACACGCCCCGCAGAAACTAGACAAGCTACCGAGACACAAATAATGGTTCCTGTTGTATATTGTCCATGCAATGCAAACGGTGTGTTCCTCAGACAAGGCTACGGTGTCGTTTGTAAAGTATAAAGAGCGTGGGAGGACTGAATTAATTGAAAACACTCAGGCATTTCCATGGTGCTCTCCAACCATGCATTGACTGATAGACGTTTCTTTACAGTGTCAAGGACGTGGGGGGAAAGTATGCGAGCGCAAACACTCTCTAAGCTCAGGAAACCAAAGGCCTTAAATAAACGACGGCATGACAGAGctgtgagggggaaaaaaagcctTGCTTCTTTCCCTCAAACAAATGACCAATTCTCCTGCGCCTGTTTCTCACACAGGCACCGATAAGAAACGGTTGCAGCGGGTTGTCAGTACAGTGTGTATacaatgcactcacacacaatttGCTGGTGTATTCGAATAAGCTTCTTTGTTTCTGCCAAGTCAAGCTTCAGCTGCACCAGAGGGGAGGGGTTGGCCAAACTGAAGCAGAGGAGTCAAGACAAACTGATTGAAAAGAGATTTACTAGTGCGCACACAGTCTCACAATACGTGtgcgcgcaaacacacacacacacacacacacacacacacacacacacacacacagagtacacagacacacagattctTTTTGGTGGATAAATGATTCAACTGTTGGACTCCCTTTGATGGTTGGGGCCAGTGGTTTGTCGATGAAAACAGGAACCAGCCAGAGAATACAGCCAGGCAGTGTCCCAGTAGTCCAGTCTTCTGATGTAGTGAAGTGATATTGTTCTGAACTCAGTTTCCCCCCTCTAGTTTGCTTTTGGTGGATAAATTACTAATGACTGTGGTCttttctccactctctcccccgccccccccttcaGGATGACATGGATTTATTTGGCTCGTGTTCCACCCTTGAACCGCCCGGGACCCGACAACGGCAAGATCCCGTTTCAGATTACggcaagcccacacacaccaattcatcaacaaacaaaaaagaaaaagaagagaaaaaccaAAACGATTTTCTTTTAATCGACTTGTGATCCACAGCCTATCACACATCTGAAGAGACTATGTAAGTAAACGCAAACAAAAGCACTTCGGGCGAAATAAAAGCATCAGGGAGGAGACTGAAAGAATAAAGGAAAGGAAAACTATGCACAATGTGAGCCTGCTGGACGAGAGGTTGACTTTTGAAGTTCAAACAATGAATGAGACGTGTTGACTGACTTTTGAGGGACAATGTGACTAGAAGTAGTTCCTCATATTGGACTTGAGAATGTCGTGCACTCACTCACGTGACTGTAAACTGTTTTAAGTACAGAATATGGCAGTTGACGTTTCATGAAGCAGTTGTTTCAAGTTTACAATTGATATTTCCTCCTAAgaaaaacatgtaaaaaaaacaaacctgtgaTATGATGCACCTTGTAGAAAATCTAGATACAAAAACTGAACAAGACAATGTTTGAACGTATGATATATGAATTGTTTGTAGATATTGTAAAATAGGAAATAGGTCAATATTTTTGTAGACTGACAAGTAAGTATGCCTGCCTTTTTTCAACTGAAGCATTGGTGGTTGCACATTCTATTCACTTCCACAATGCATTTGATATTTTACATTTGTAAATAAATAACTTCAAACAAGAAAcgttctttttatttttttttgccttcCCACCATTGTGTAAGAGGTCCAGCTGCAAAACTGCATCAATAGCAGTTTACACTATTTAAAGGAATTAGTCGAAGGGTCTTCTCTGACACTCCCAATTCAAGACATCACTTGCCCAGACAAGAATGTTAAACTGGAGAAGGATCAAAATAAGACAGAAACAATTACAGCCCTGCTTCCAAAAGTCATTTTAgcattgtttttttaatttctattaatgtctctctggaagggatATACATGTGGTTACACGGAGACTGCTCACTTCCTTTGATAGCATGTTCACACGTTGGTGAGGTCCTACCCCAGCGCTTTCACATCCTCACTAGGCAAGTAAGGacattgtttaacccttgtgctgccttcgggtcacatgacccaaaggttcataacgaaccaccgttgtgtttacccaattatacccaatacaaaaacaaatatttttttatttattttaaccttcacaatgtggggggtctgagacagcccgacggttaaaagaaaatgcttcactttgtttttgtatgcggtaaagttgtcgcaatacaacggtgggtcacaatgactgatgggtcagaatgacccgaagataacacaaggagcAGCTGCAGCCTCGGCCCCTGATAATTACAGCAGGAATCTGTTGAAACAGATGCAACAGGCGGCAAAGCTTGACTCAGTCGACGCAGTCGGAAGTATACTTGATGCGAATGAACAGAAATCCCTTAAATCGTTCTTCATAACACCTAGGAATGATCGGatcccttaccccccccccccccccccccatttccttctcctcctcgtccctccTGCACCAAAAACGCTTTAGACAAAACACAGGGAGCAGTATTGCCTTGAAGTCAAAACACTGGCAAATGACAGGAAGAACACATTCGGTATTCTTCCCCTATAATCTGAACAGGAAATAACAATTACTGAATCATACCTTGGAGGAATTTAGTCAGATTGTCGATTCATTTTTATTAAGAAAAGTATGGAGAAAATCACATAACCACAACAAAGCAATATTCTGCTTTACAGGATAGTAAATTCTAGAAATCCAGTACATTACACTGCACTTTTATGATAGTCATTCATAATACTGTAATATTTGTAGTACTGTATAATTGGCTGAAAGTTTTATGAACCACATGTCCTCTGTAATTCATAGTACCACAGTAGTTCATATGGATGTATATGCAGGAAAGAAACATATTTTAAATTGAGACTTCAGTGACATTCAACAACAATAAAGTGCCGTTTGACAAGTATCAGTGTCCTCCCTGTGTTCTACCTGGAGGGACACCGGCCTTCGATTGCCTCGTGGGATATGTAGTTCTTTTCCCAAGACGTTCTCTACCCGGACGGAATTGTGTCAGCCCTCAGAGTCCATGATGAAGGTCTCAAAGTCAGGGTTGAGCTCAGACACCAGGGCGTCCACAAAGTCCTCCACTGTCGGCCTCTTCTGCAGCATCCCTAGCGGAGACAGAAACACCATCAATACGACGTGGCTCATAACACGCCCTGTCGAAAAGGTCTTCCAAGCTATCACATAGCAAGCTGTGATACCAGCCCCCTTTGAAGATGTGTATCTTTGCACGGGTGGGACAGCATAGTTGCTGTTAAGTATAACCATTTAGCCTGTAGAGGACGTGACCTACAGTCAGTGGGATTGAATTAGCCTACATTTCCATAGCAAGACTACTAGATGACGAGTTACACATTGTCTAACCTTGTGTTGAAACCTCTCCTAATTCCAATAGCTTGAATGTACTTTTCTAGTGTCATGAAGTAATACCTTGGGACTGCATACTGTAGAGCTCTACCGTTAACAAGCTGTTGTGAGCAGCCCTCGGAatatctgtctgtgttgtgtgtctgctaGCTCATGcacggagcacacacactctctttacaATTCCGCTGCACTCCCCGCTTTGAAGTCAGTTCATTTCCCCTTGTGTGGCTGCCAATGTAAAtatgctctctcccccttcccctctttccGGCATGGgtcacctccaacacacacacacacacacacacgcacagtgcacCCTTCACCTATtctcactcttacacacacacgcacacacacacacacacacacacacacacacaaaaaaaggccAGGGATCTCTGAGAAGTTGCGGTGCTAGAACTGGCTAAGCTGGTGGAAACTGAGCCCTGGTGTAGCTGGGAGTCTCGCATGAGAACCACGCCAGGCTGCTCTTACCCAGTGGTTGCGCCCTACCCCTGGGCTAACGCGGCCTGGGCCTCGCCCTGTCCTAACGCACACGGGGCCACGACCACAGCATAGCCGCAAGGCCTCTGAAGCCAAGGAACAAGACGCCCACATGAAAAGAGTTGGTTTTCACAGATTAACATGATAGGGCTCTATTAAAGACCAGTTCCTGCTTGTGGCTGTCGGTGGTAAAAACCTATTTTCGAAAATTGGGGAATTAATACCTCCACGAATCAAGACGTTGCTGTGTTGTTGGGGTTGGAGGACAGTGCAGGATGGGACCCACCTACTCTGCATGTGTCGACAGATCTCCAGTGACCTGGTCAAACCAGGCTGTCCACAGAATCGATTGCACTTTCTCTAATGACCGAAATGTCCTCACTGGGGTTTCTGCAGGGGGACATGGCTTGCGGTGTGGCAGACTTGGAGACAAAAGTTAGGGGAACAGGGAGCCTAGGACTTGACTGGTTTTGATGAATAAAGTAGTGTAGCACCAGGGTAAAGGCCCACTCAGCAATACTGTAGACTGGAAACAGAAGAGGGGGACGACGACACCGGGGTAATTTGACCTACAATGCCTGGGTATGTAAGAGCAGCACTGCAATGGAACCAGAGGTTGGTCATTTGCTTTGCAGCTACTGGACATGTGAGTCAGCATAACGCTTGGAGACTTCACTATGTCACCAGTGGATCTTATCTCTGGAGTTTAATCTCTTGTTGGCTCATCAAGTTAGGTTTGGAATTTGAATGGCAACATCCGGACAAAACGAGTTGACCGACTCTCTCTTAAATAATGGATATTAAGGTCATATTGGTTTTGTGACATATGCTATATCTTGAATGTGTAAGCAAAGTTGCCAATAGCCTGTAGTTTGTTACTCTGCTGACTGTAGCGTTCATAGGCCTGGGTGGTCAAGAGTTCTCAGGGTAACCAGCCCAACGTGTTGTCAACTGAGGAGCAGGAACCAGAAAACAGAACCAAACAgaaccagggagagaggaggaggagggctcagagctgggggagaggaaggcaggAATGCAGAGAGATAACCTCACAGCCATAACACCCACCGTCATATCTGATGCGAGAGCCTCTGGTTCGTCGGGGAAATCTAACTCCATGGAGGGATGCGCCAACACAACACAGATATCGGTGTTGTGAGTTAGGGGCTGTGGAGTTTGAATGCGTGTCTGGAAATTCAAACATAAATCGAACTAAAGAAGTCTACTGGTGCCGGAATCCGATTTGAGATCTCCATGGATCGTTCCACAGCGTGGTGTCTGCCGTGATCCGGGCGTTTCTTAACACGACAAACTGTTGGACAATGTTGGCAGATTGAAAGGCATTAACAGGGAGGGTGGAAACTGCAGTAGTCTTTGTACCATATGGACATGTGTGGCATTGAGCCCTTAAAATATTGGCACATTTACGGTAGTTACATATAATGTACGGGTATATTCTAATTTTTCATATGTCATTAGTATATTCTAAATTCTTACACCATCACCCACGGGAATAACACCAGCCAAGTTGACCATGGGTATCTGATAGAACGCAATCTCTTCCAAACTAAAATCACCACAGGGTGCGGCTTCTTCACCTGTCGACGGAGGCCTTGGGATTGGAAGCCGCAAACACGCCAAGATTCAACAATAAACAGGGTTAGGTAAACAGGCTATCCCAAGTCCAACCAGGCCTCCTCCCTGAAAGTGTCTGATTAAACATCATTTCACAACCTGCCAAAAAGGCCAACAAACACCAGTGAAATAATGACCATTGTGCTCCAAGCACAACTTGAAATGAATCCAAAGTAATAGATCAGTGAGGCCGTGGCATTAATGCATAAGCCATTTCTCTGGTGGTTGAAAGGGTGTAATTTGCAGGGACAGCAGAGGTATAATATTTCAAAAGTCTTTTATCCAAAAGAAGGACCAACCCTTGTCAGTTCAAGACAGGtttgaagaaggaaaaaaaaaaaactcaaaaagaAACCATTTCTTAAGAACCAGTTGCTCACAGGGTAACGTGGTAGCCAGCAGATATCCATTTCTAACAGATATTTCGGAACATTTGAGAGGCTTTGATGTGTATGTGCTTGCTATGACCACCATTTGGAGAGATTGGTTACCAACTTTCTCTGAGCCTTGGAACACAGCACTTCAGAATCATCAACAAAAACGGATTCAGGCTTGGATACCGTGGATAGAGGCCTGCTGTATTTATTTACACGGGTCGGGTGGTGGGAGATGGGTATCTGTGAAATGACCAAAAGCTCCGGGATCAGAGCGATGGGGGCCATGGGGACAGTTCAGCTCTCAGTTCAGCAGCATCCGAGTGCCAGCCCAGCCAGGCCAACTACACCGATGGGACGTCATTTTGATCCACGGGAACAGCCACACCTTGACACACCTGGGCAAGGATTACCAGGGGTAACATGCAACGCAGTGGTATAAGCGACGTGGCCATTTGGCAATAGACGTGTCATTGTTTGAAATCGAAATGATCAACCTTCCTCATTACAAGAGATTCAAATAGCAATATTAGAGGGGCAAGGTAAACACAACCTATATTTAAAGGTCACTATCGGGTTGAGGTAAATTCCTACTGATTAAAAGTACTTCCCAAGAGATTTCTCTGGCACTTTAGTTTCTGCTCATAACAATTTGAAACATGTCAAGTTGCGCAAAGCAATTAactcctctctcacctggaGGCAAACTAGTTTCCTTCAACCTCTGTCATTTGGCTTTGAAGTACTGGAAGGCCGCATTCTCTCAAAACAGTGTTTTAGGAGGACCAAAAAAAAAGGCAAACATGACAAGGGCGATGACAAACATTGGAAGGAGCTGTTTGGAGGTGCGGTTGTGTTGGCAGCTTTGAGGTGGccggaaaaaataaaataatggaaAGAAATCCTGAAACTGGAATGAACTCTACATGAATGCCTACATAAATACTGCAACCCAGCCTCCAGTACTGCCACTGTGTGACACAGAAGGCCTACATGCAAACAAGACGATGACATATCCATCCAGTGCTCTGAGGACCAGAGCCACTCTAACCAAGAATTGACCTGCTTTGGATTTGAAGTACAGATGAAAAAGATTCAATATGAGTTTCATGAGCCAAAGAACAAACAATGCCAGTTCAATACAATACCAGACCCAAGAGGTTTATTAGCTTCAGAACAGGGGTCATTCTATCCAGACTGGACTGGGCCAACTGGGCCACAAAGAGCCCCAGGCAGGGTCCTGGGACCTCACTCCAGTACCTGGGTTGCTCCATTGTTCCGTGGTGTACCCCCTGGTCCTGCCTGGGCAGAGGAGGCTATGGGAACCAGCCGGCCCATGAAAGCCCTCTCTGTGGCGGGTCCAGGCTTGTGTGCGCCCAGGAACAGAGGGCTTCAGTCAGCCGGGCCCGACAGTCGAtcacctttcactctctccctctctccctctccatccctcaatcTCCAGCGctcgctctctcctgctgctagTTCATCCTGGGAGCTACTTTTCAGCACTCGCTCGCCTGGGAAACGTCCACAGGCGGGCAGGGAGCCACAGAGATAAAGAGGCCGCCCTCCGACGAGGCTTTCTGGGCTCGATCCGGTTCCACGGACGCATTCTGACCCATGGTCCTAACCTGGGGGTGACTGGAGTACAGAGACAAGCTAGGTCTCTTCACCACCTTCAGGACAGGTGGCCTCAGGATTGTGCCGAGCGTTGTTTTAGTTTAATCCTGGGACTAAGACCGCACATTTCACATATCACACAAATACTGAACTGTGTGGGTCATAATAccggtaataataataatattatgatTCCCTACTCTTCAATATTATGGAAACGTTTCTACGAACAGAGACTAGTGTAGCCTTCCCGACAGACTTCTGACATATCTCtgacagtagagtaactgaaacAGTCATGATAATATGGTGTATCAGGGCAGATGTATGGCAGAATGTCGAGCGCAGTCCCCCTAAGGATCTTGAGTTAAGCCGATCTTCAGGCTTCCCACAGACCATCACTGCCATCATGGGACAGAAGATCCAAAAATGTACGGCATCTCTGAACTCAACTTACTCTACTTGAGTACTTCCACTTTCAACCAACTGGAGCATTTCTCTCCGCATTCTGAGAGCGTGTGGGATCTTCTCTTGGATCCCACAAGAGAAGCGAGCGTCAGATAACTCAACCGCACGTGCATTTGAGAAACGGATCTAATAACGGGGAAGCGGTCCCTTGGTGGCTGGGGGTGACCCTGGGGGAGAGATTTACAGTTAGGTAGCTGTCGTCACCTgatcttacacccccccccccccccacccctgcgaCTGCATCGCTCTGCTTTTTGTCTGTCTTGTCCCGGCCTGCCCCAGAGAACACTCTCAGGGAGGCTTTGGCCGCCCCCCCCTGGGTGCCCAACGGGAGTGGCTGAGGGCATGACGGGACCTGACAaacacaggtcaaaggtcacgcgagggggggggggcgacaacGACGACTTGGTCCAGTGGTAGCCGAGTCCACCGTTCATGAGAATAAGGGTTAGAGAataagggtggtggtggagggagggggggtaatgCTGGTGTGATGATGGGAGCCAGGCGGGTCCCAACCTCAACATGTGGGGTTGTGGCTGCGGGCTCGGGGCGTGGAGGGCGCTGGGGCATGCTAAACATGCTAACCATCCTCCATTGTGAGGCCCCTAGCATGATCTCACAAGCTCCACTACAACAGGGGCAGGTGTGAATACCTAAGTGAAGGACTTATGACCAGGCTCTTCACTGACTAGCCACTACCTTCCATAAACATTAGCTCATATCAGCAGCCAGTTACAGTTGCAACATAAATAGAAAACTGAAGGGGTGAACTGCCAAATAACTTTGTCTTCCAAATCTATAACATATGATGCTTCTGACAATTCTCCTGCTTATCCAAGATAAAAGATCGTGAAATGGTAATGATGAATAATCATAGTGTTTTCTGGGACACTACCAGAACTGGTAGACATTTAGCAGGGAGATATGCAGGAAAGAGGTGGGGTAAACTGTGTAAAGTGCCTGAAGAGGGTCTGCACAGACCAGGCAGGAATGCGGCCTGTGAATACAGAGGTCTACACCCCGAGCACTCACCCTCTACCATCAGCATGGGCTCCTTGGCACCCCCATGAGCCAGCATCTCTCTGCGGTAGCGCTCTCCCATGTCCCTGAGGAGAaaccaaagagagggagaaggagtgagtgacagagaaaCGTAAAGGGGGGGGGATACggagtgagaaagaaaagagagcgagaaagagagcgatGATGTGAGATTACAGCCACCTGCGTTTCTCCCTCACCTGCATCCAGCCCAGGcctccctaaccccccaccataCTGAGCCCaggcctccccagcccccctgccaccAGGCTCCTCTCAGCCCTGATGACAGCAAGCAGAGATCCTACCTACGCAGGTGGAACTAAAACAATGTCGGAGGTGAACGGGTTGAAAGAAAGGAAGACAGGCCCAGGAGGAGGACAAAAAAGTCAAGGCTGAAAAATGCGCGACGGGTCCATGTCTGAGGAAGGAGACGATATGGGAATGTCTTTTCAGTGAGGATGGTGGTGCGTGTATGGATTCCTGCACCTGCCAGGAGGCTGTGGGTTTCACATGAAGGTCATGTTCCGTGTCGAGGACGAGACGCAACACTACCTGGGGAAAGCTGCCTGTCAAGGAGCTGTCGCTTCAGTCTGACAGGAATCAGGTTTAGACCTCGCGGTCAAATGTAACTTCAATTCTTCCTTTGATATAGCAACACCCATGCTACCGATAAAATGCCGTGCCTTACGACATGGATTCACTCCACTTTCGGAATAGTTGTGGGAAGTGCTTGGTGGATTCATATTCGTTTGAGGTGGGGTTTTGAGTAGCAACTAACAAACAGAAAAACTTACAGTTGACAAACAGGCAACCTCACACCTTAATAAAAAGTGGTGCAGACAATTGTTGAAACGGTGAACTTATCAGGGGTTGGTGGTTATACAGAGGCCAGTCTTAAAGGATCCCTCACCTGTTAAGAGGATCTTGGACAAAACAATGCTTCCACAGCATGGAGGCCACCGCCCGCGACATGAGGTAAGAGTAGTACTTGGCTCCGTAGCCAATCAGATGGCTGAATCTCAGCTGCCACGCCTACACACAGGAAGAAAGCATTACAATGAAACATCATTAACAAGAGCAGTCAAATATACCTCAACAGTCCAGCCTTCAGCACGTCCCAATGTATCCATCTTGATTTAATGAATCTTTAAATCCGCTATTTTTCCTTTGAGAAAGTAAGACAAAATATCACATTTTAATGACTtttctgtgtgtggtgagagTGAACTTTGGAGAGCCAGGCTTGTGAAGGGCTTAACTTTTCCTGCTCATAAAAGTTGCTGaaggaagaaaagaaagtaGAAATTCGGCTGTCGTCACGactaccctctcccctcccaggaaCAGACAGTCCCCTGGAATTTCTAGCCCATTACCTGAACAGAGACCTCCTGTTAGCATTTTTTAAGTAAATTGAAGTAGGTTCCAAGGTGCGGACAGGACTTTGGAAACAACTGTCAGGTCACTCTT
The genomic region above belongs to Osmerus eperlanus chromosome 11, fOsmEpe2.1, whole genome shotgun sequence and contains:
- the LOC134029104 gene encoding tumor necrosis factor receptor superfamily member 19-like, whose translation is MAWILGHSCLLLLSLHIICSSLVPVRAEEESRDCREQEYKDQLGNCKPCKQCDAGQELSKECGFGYGEDARCVPCRSSRFKEDRSLQKCKPCLDCGLINRFQKGNCSTTSNAVCGDCLPGFYRKTKLSGFQDMECIPCGDPPPPYEPHCSGRVDLVPIPSVVPSPRDMALAAVICSALATVMLALLILCVIYCKRQLLEKKPSASLRPQDGPYSGAELSCLDRRRLHELQQRPCCQCHLAPGHACGPVHLIPSLCCDESCGRGQRRDTSPFPSQDSLHLGHLHPLEEPAPACPGERPDSLSGETDQTWLLPQDPDRVDDGFGHQEPTRKAEAEEEEGRGEDDEGCRWRAEAQEDSVAQASECYEDGGALTEVLLPKQQASSLEG